In Periplaneta americana isolate PAMFEO1 chromosome 3, P.americana_PAMFEO1_priV1, whole genome shotgun sequence, the following are encoded in one genomic region:
- the LOC138697157 gene encoding gustatory and odorant receptor 63a-like has product MLTVSLFGFITTLAEGLKTRLVYLVCDSLFTSAELFVVCDGANTVTREAGLTFQSKLLDIGQTSLNDQAQQEVDAFLRTIELRPPEINFGGYVVVNRGMLLSVSLCTA; this is encoded by the exons ATGCTCACCGTGTCGCTATTCGGCTTCATCACCACGCTGGCGGAGGGCTTAAAGACGCGCCTCGTCTATCTCGTCTGCGATAGCCTCTTCACCAGCGCCGAACTCTTCGTCGTCTGCGACGGCGCCAACACCGTCACTCGAGAG GCGGGACTGACCTTTCAGAGTAAACTCTTGGACATCGGGCAGACGTCATTAAATGATCAAGCACAGCAGGAG GTGGACGCTTTCTTGAGAACGATTGAATTGCGCCCTCCAGAAATCAACTTCGGTGGATACGTCGTGGTGAACAGAGGAATGCTGCTGTCTGTAAGTCTCTGTACTGCGTAG